A stretch of the Prochlorococcus marinus str. MIT 0918 genome encodes the following:
- a CDS encoding carotenoid oxygenase family protein, whose protein sequence is MAKLATNTDLPSGLETFKQQDWSSAYCNVEKECSNIQLDLIKGEIPKKLSGIFYKNGPGVLERNGQWVHHPFDGDGMIASINFQNGKAKFTNRFIRTKEWIEEEKAGEFLYRGVFGTKKPGGAISNAFDLRLKNIANTNVIKLGNELLALWEAASPYSLDPETLETHGISNINGALKANEPFSAHPRFDPGHHKEPRMVSFSVKTGPKSTIRLMEFSIQGQNAGSLLSDRKDTFKGFAFLHDFAITPNWAIFLQNAIDFNPLPFILGQKGAAQCLKSKPNGQGKFLLIPRDCGKFANKPPQIFDAPNGFVFHHLNAYEKKQEVVIDSIFYKDFPSIGPEEDFREINFNELPEGILKRCRINLLTNKIECEILSKQCCEFAMVNPNKQGLPAKYSWMATAAKKSGNGPLQQVKKLNLINNETHYWNAGSKGFLNEPIMVPNNPAIEEDDGWILSLIWNGESKTSELIILQASDLSHQATLKLPIKIPYGLHGSWVNLNQTKSIELT, encoded by the coding sequence GTGGCAAAACTTGCAACAAATACTGATTTACCAAGTGGGCTTGAGACTTTTAAGCAACAAGATTGGTCCAGTGCTTACTGCAATGTAGAAAAAGAATGCAGCAATATCCAATTAGATCTAATTAAAGGAGAAATACCCAAAAAGCTCAGCGGCATTTTTTATAAAAACGGTCCAGGAGTTTTAGAGAGGAATGGGCAATGGGTTCATCACCCATTCGATGGAGATGGAATGATTGCCTCAATAAATTTCCAAAATGGAAAAGCTAAATTTACTAATCGTTTTATCAGAACAAAAGAATGGATAGAAGAAGAAAAAGCTGGGGAGTTTCTCTACAGAGGTGTGTTTGGCACTAAAAAACCAGGTGGTGCAATTTCTAATGCCTTTGACTTGCGATTAAAAAACATAGCAAACACTAATGTAATTAAGCTTGGCAATGAACTTTTAGCGCTTTGGGAAGCAGCAAGTCCTTATTCTCTTGATCCTGAAACTCTCGAGACTCATGGGATAAGCAACATTAATGGGGCTCTCAAAGCTAACGAACCATTTAGTGCTCACCCTCGTTTTGACCCAGGACACCACAAAGAGCCAAGAATGGTTTCCTTTAGTGTCAAAACAGGACCCAAAAGCACTATTCGCTTAATGGAATTCTCAATACAAGGTCAAAATGCAGGTTCTCTTTTAAGCGACAGGAAAGATACTTTTAAGGGTTTTGCGTTTTTACATGACTTCGCAATTACTCCAAATTGGGCAATTTTTCTTCAAAATGCTATTGATTTCAATCCTTTACCATTCATACTTGGCCAAAAAGGTGCTGCACAATGTTTGAAATCCAAACCTAATGGACAAGGAAAATTTTTGTTGATACCTCGAGATTGTGGGAAATTTGCTAATAAACCTCCTCAAATCTTTGATGCTCCTAATGGCTTTGTTTTTCATCACTTAAATGCATATGAAAAAAAACAAGAAGTTGTTATTGATAGCATTTTCTATAAAGACTTTCCTTCAATTGGGCCTGAAGAAGATTTTCGCGAAATCAACTTTAATGAGCTCCCCGAAGGAATTTTAAAAAGATGTCGAATAAATCTTTTAACAAACAAAATTGAATGTGAAATATTAAGCAAACAATGCTGTGAATTTGCAATGGTTAATCCAAACAAACAAGGGTTACCTGCCAAATATAGCTGGATGGCCACTGCCGCAAAAAAATCCGGGAACGGTCCTCTCCAGCAAGTTAAAAAATTAAATCTAATTAATAATGAAACACATTATTGGAACGCTGGTTCTAAAGGATTTTTAAATGAACCTATTATGGTCCCAAATAATCCTGCAATAGAAGAAGATGATGGATGGATTCTAAGTTTAATTTGGAACGGGGAATCGAAAACTTCAGAATTAATTATCTTGCAAGCAAGTGATTTATCTCACCAAGCAACATTAAAACTACCAATAAAAATTCCTTATGGATTACATGGAAGTTGGGTTAATTTAAATCAAACTAAATCCATAGAATTAACATAA
- the hisB gene encoding imidazoleglycerol-phosphate dehydratase HisB, whose product MTSNRQAEVQRKTNETNVKVRVVLDGTGQCNVSSGIAFLDHMLHQLCSHGLLDLEIRATGDTHIDDHHSNEDVGIALGQALSKALGNRKGIYRFGHFIAPLDEALVQVTLDCSGRPHVSYGLNIPNQKIGSYDTELVKEFFIALANNSGLTLHINQLNGQNSHHIVEACFKAFAKALRMAIELDARRAESIPSSKGVLEQAG is encoded by the coding sequence ATGACTTCCAACAGACAAGCTGAAGTCCAGCGAAAGACTAACGAGACGAATGTCAAAGTTCGCGTCGTATTAGATGGCACAGGACAATGCAATGTATCTTCTGGGATTGCATTCTTAGATCATATGCTTCATCAACTTTGTAGTCATGGACTGCTTGATTTAGAGATTAGAGCGACCGGTGATACTCATATTGATGACCATCACTCCAATGAGGATGTAGGCATTGCTCTAGGGCAAGCATTATCGAAAGCTCTTGGAAATAGAAAAGGAATTTATCGCTTTGGTCATTTTATTGCGCCTTTAGATGAGGCATTAGTACAAGTTACGCTCGATTGTTCTGGCCGCCCTCATGTAAGTTATGGACTTAATATTCCTAATCAAAAAATTGGTAGCTATGACACAGAATTAGTAAAAGAGTTCTTTATTGCTTTAGCAAATAATAGTGGTTTAACATTACATATTAATCAATTAAACGGACAAAATTCACACCATATTGTTGAAGCATGCTTTAAAGCTTTCGCGAAAGCACTTCGGATGGCAATCGAATTAGATGCTAGAAGAGCAGAATCAATTCCTAGTAGCAAAGGAGTCCTTGAACAAGCTGGGTAA